One region of Sardina pilchardus chromosome 18, fSarPil1.1, whole genome shotgun sequence genomic DNA includes:
- the LOC134064499 gene encoding cystatin-F: protein MEAWFLLCLCISAVLCSLDKIPVKGPGPGALRNVSKNDPGVQKAVLSGTNAFNNQSNDMFLFKASAVDRAQKQIVKGIKYVLEVEISRTVCRKSSPHTDLANCRFQPEGQLQQTFHCTFQVWSIPWLKTMTTTYFLCQPSDALLTD, encoded by the exons ATGGAGGCTTGGTTTCTGCTCTGTCTGTGCATCTCTGCTGTTTTATGTTCACTGG ATAAAATCCCAGTTAAAGGGCCAGGGCCGGGCGCTCTGCGCAACGTCAGCAAGAATGATCCAGGGGTGCAGAAGGCTGTGCTGTCGGGCACCAACGCCTTCAACAACCAGTCCAACGACATGTTCCTGTTCAAAGCCTCCGCAGTAGACAGGGCTCAGAAACAG ATTGTGAAGGGGATTAAATATGTCCTGGAGGTGGAGATCTCGCGCACCGTGTGCAGGAAGTCAAgcccacacacagacctggccaACTGCAGGTTCCAGCCCGAGGGTCAGCTTCAACAG accTTCCATTGCACCTTCCAAGTGTGGTCCATTCCTTGGCTTAAGACGATGACCACCACATATTTCCTCTGCCAGCCCTCAGATGCTTTACTTACTGACTGA